A segment of the Pan paniscus chromosome 9, NHGRI_mPanPan1-v2.0_pri, whole genome shotgun sequence genome:
CTTATGGTTTCTCCACAAAATACTCATGAAAAATAGTCCctaatgtttccatgtttagaaatgCTTATGTATTGCAGTTATACATGTTAGTTTGATGTGTTCCCCTGCTAAAATGTACTCTATTTAATAAAGAcaggaatattttatatttttctcactgATGTATCTCCCAGTACcaagaacagtacctggcacatagttgtTACACTGAAAATAGTTGTTAAATGAGCAACATATTATACAAAGGAAACATACAAAAGAGCTCTTGGGTTGGTCTTTTTCCCCGAGAACTTTGTAGGCATTGCTCCTCAAGTGCTAAATGGTAGAGAAGGTTGAGGCTAGATTTCCATGCCCACCgctatttatttttggtttttagtaATTTGACTCTGACATGCCTAGGTGTGGTTTTCTTCGTTTACCCTACTTAGAGCTTGTTGAATTTCTTGAATCTGTGGGTTATTTTCCATCAAAGTTGAAAACAAAGCCAATTTTTATTAACGTTTTTCATGTGCactcttaaaaaattatattctccATTGGGTAAAAGGATCTAGTTTTATATACCATATCAAGCTTATTCATGTGATTATTCAAATCCTCTATATACTTGCTCCTTTCGTCTGCTCGATCTATCAACGTCTAAAAGTGCTAccttaaaaacaactaaaattgTGATGTATTTCTTCTCGTGGTCCTGTCAATAGTcacttgctttatatattttgaagctatatTAACATACACATTCATGatcataatctttttttattacagTACTAgtatatgttggccaggcgcggtggctcacgcctgtaatcccagtactttgggaggccgaggtgggtggatcacgaagtcaggagatcgagaccatcctggctaacacggtgaaaccccgtctctactaaaaatacaaaaaaaacaaaaacaaaaacaaaaaacaaaaaacaaaaaactagccggttgtggtggcaggtgcctgtagtcccagctactcgggaggctgaggcaggagaatggcgtgaacccaggaggcggagctggcagtgagccgagatcacgccactgcactctagcctgggcgacagagcgagactccgtcacaaaaataaataaataaataaaaatagagtacTAGTATATGTCATCCTTTGCCCCCATGGCATGTTCACCTTATATTTCTTTGCTGATGTTAAAACTGTTGCCATCGCTTTTGTTcatatttgccttttttcttttcaccattttgtacatttttgctttaaatatgtcTTTGTAGACATTGTTACATCTTTTAAAATCCAATCTGGGAGGACTGTGTGAGATAGGGGAATTTCAATGTCTCTGGAGAATTGGGGTGGAGGAAACAGATGGGCAGACCTTTGACAGAATCAGGTGGAGACAGAGAAATTTCAAGGTAGAGGAGTCTGCAAAAGGAGTTCATAATGGGCTTTCTTAATTTATTCTAACCTAAACTTGTTGGTGCCTTTGAAGTTAAGTCTGATCCCAAATGACTTAATATGGTTTCTGAAAAAGCTGGGGTGATCCACGTGTGACCAGTTGTGCCTGTTTCAATTGGAAAGGGAATATTCAAAGGTTGGATGAAAGTTTCCTTGTGGGAAAATTCAAAAGCAGACAACCTTTACGAAACAATGGGGAAGTGAACAcaagggaagaagagagacagaCCCTTAACCATGACGTTACTGAGCATCCAAATCCTCTCTCAGCTCCACATTCCTTAAGTTGTCACTCAACAGTTCAAGGGACTAAAAGCTTTTTGAAAAGACTGGCTCCTTTCCAAAGAACTGGCAGGCAGGGAGATAATACACATGACAAGACTGAAATATACTGAAGTCAGGGACATTTGCCTTGTCCCTGAAGGGGAAGAAAATACTCAGAAGAGGACTGCCTACTGAAGTACATGATTCATAAGAAAAAATTAGGCCTGATAGAGTAAGAGGTTTGCTGTGTAGAGGCAAACCATATGTGCACAATTGCTCTGTCCTGATATTTGAAGCATGGAGGAAGGGGGACACGGATCCAGAAGACGTACAAACCCTTCTGCAATTCTAGTACAGATACTCTCAAAAGATTTAGAGGAAGCTATTCATATATCTTCTTGATCCCAAAATTCTGTATCTCATTTCTAATGTTTAAGGAAAAGTCTGTGGCAAATATTGTACAGAACACAGAATTAGACAGTTTCAAATACATTCAAAGGCAGACATCTTTGAAAAATATCCTGTATGGGATATTTTCAAGGCAGAGCTATAGGGAATGTGATAGTagacttccaaaaaaaaaaacctgagggcCATAATTTCAAAAGATTTCCTGATTTTTCTACCTCTGACAAGTAATTAATGGTGTGAGACCCTtttggggaagagggaaggaCAATCATCTCTCAAATTTTCCTAGTGACCTACGGCAATGTCTTAACCATCTCCAGTTCACAGACGAGCCTGGCTGCAGGTTCCCTATCTTACCTCATGAAGGACACATGAAGGATGGATGGGTGCATATTTGCTCTGTCCTTGAACTGACCAGGAAAACTTATAGCTGGCGGCCTCAGGACCAATCAAACTGAACTTAACCTTTACAGGTTTAGACTCATGACCAGTTGGTAGCAACCGCTGCATTTATAGAGCTCTGGGAAGATCACAAGGAGATACACAGGCTACCTTGTAGCTTCTATCCTCAGACCTCTTAGACCAGGTGCCGTTGGTTCTCTGAGCTCCAAGTAAATCTATTCATTCACATAGGTATTTTGTTAACTCTATGTtcacagaatctctgggatacaagAGCTCTCAGGAGATTCTATGGTCCAACATACCTATACGAGGTGCCTGGCCAATGTCACACTCTGAGTGGCAGACTGGGTCTAGATCCTTCTTCTCTCAGTCTCATACCCTCCATAATGACAATGATAATCACCAAGATTTTCGTTGGCCAGAaaatgaatacacaaacacatctTGGTAtcaggacttttaaaaaaaatacatcacaTGACACCTTTTAAATCAATGACAATGGTTTCTATTCTTGTCTCCAACTCGGAAGTTGCTCTTCAAGAAACATTAGGCTTGGTAATGAGGACTCCGAAAGCCAAGAGTCCTAGATTCTATTGCAGGAACCCCAGCATGACTTTCTGTGAAACTCCTAATAAATAATTCAGTATTGCCTTGAAGCCATTGAATAGCTGGAAATAATTTGGAACCTGGTGTCTCAAATCATTACCAAGTACACCCATACGAGAGTACTATTTCCCCTGAGAATTGTTAAAATTCCACCGAGCAAGTCCACAGTAAATTGGCATCTGGTCCCTGCCAGGTGACTCACATCAAAATTGTTATCTTTTAAAGGTCCATTTTCAGCCTGCCTTCACCAAACCTGTCTAGTAGTTGCCTTCTGAAGGTCCAGTTCAAACCAACTAGGCCTCCTGATGGACAACAAAGAGGAAAACAGTGGTGAAAATAGAGCCACAAGCACCTAAAGGATCTATTACACTGTGTGTGGCCTGTCCATTTGGCCAGTAGAGCCTTGGGAAGCAGGCCTTCATTTATATTCTGAGTTTTTGAACACACTGACGAAAAGGGAATGGCCATTTATGGGGCCTCCATAATGTACTAGGCACAAAGTATGCCATTTTCATATTTCAATATATCCTCCCAACATCCCCTAGAGAGTAAACCTTACTTCACAGATGTGGGGCAAGTGCGGCTCAGGTCATGGGGCCTGAGTAATGTCATtcagctagaaagtggcagaggtAGAATTCAGATAATGTCGGTTTCCCAAAGATTATATTCTtttcacatcatatacaaaatcTCCTAAGCAAGAACACTGAAATGTTTTAAGTAAGGAGCCCATGGAAAAGATTATTTCTCATATCGCTACCAGGTGAGGCTCCTCTTTCACTGAGCAACAGACCAGAGGCTGGGTGGAGTTAGTGCCCACAGGGCAGGCCAAACTCACAGCCCATTTGTCTAAAGATGGCATCAAAGGCCGTTCACCATGACCAGGTGAGGGCTGTTCAAATACCCTGGGCAGGCAAGGTTTCTTTAGACCAGGGgagtagaaaaaattatttattgaaaggCAACAGATTTTAATGATGTAGAAGaacatggactctggagccaggctgcctgggtttaaaATCCCATCTCCTGTTTTGCTCCAAACAGCCCAAGGAATGTGTGCACATGAGGGTGTCTGGATGTGGGGGCAGTGCAGATGGATGGGCAGGAGCGGCCAGTGAGGTTTGCTGAAGAATGGTGAACGGGGACCTGAGGCATGCTGCatctatttttgtatatgtttaaaaCGTACCGTAACAAAAGCTTAAGAATAAACAAACCAGGGCTCCTCCACTCACTAGAGCTGTGTGACATGGACAGGTTTCCtggcctgcctcagcttcttcatgtGTAAGATTGAGTAATAATCATACCTACCTCATGAGGctgtgtgagaaataaatatatgtaaaatatcaagctACTATTGTTTACACAGTAACTATGAGTAACTAAGCCCCAGGCGCTAGATTTGGCCTTACAAATACACTATTTCAACTTAACCCTCCCCACAATCCTATGAGGCAAGATAACCTCTAAGTGGACTCAGAGGGGTTCCAGCAGCAAAATCTGCACCAAAACCCAAGTTTGTTCTAAAAGCCTTATTTTCTACTAGGGCTCACCTTCCTGAAAGTGACTTTACCAGTTctttacagacagggaaactgaggttcagtggGGTTAAGTAATCCACAATTCTGAGTGGTAGACTGGGAACTAAATGCTGATCAGGTAATTGCAAGACATGCAGACTGGGGTCTTTCTGCTGGAGTGGACAGGCTGTCCTTGCTCCATCCTCACAGCATCTGCCCTGGGAAGGGGACTCATCAGCCGCACAGCAGCCCCTGTGAGGAGCAGGGATGGCCACAGACGCCTTCCTCCACCCTCCAGCCCCTGAATGAGAAAGTCCTTGGGACAGTGGCCTGCAGTCTTTCTCAGACCAGCAAGCACTGAAGTTCATAACAGAACCAAATAAAGGGGAGGAAAACAGAAACCTCAGAGGAACTTGATGCTAGCAGCCTCTGAATTTGGCAAGTATTTTAGCGAATCTCTTACCAGGGCCATTGGCCCTTGAGTGAGCATGAGGAGACACCGAGTCTCTCTGAGACCAGCTCACAGAGCGGGGCCGCAGAGCTCTGTCAGCCTGCCGAGTCCAGGCTCTCAGGCATCAGCCAGAGAAGTCCTTCCTTTCAATAGCTGCTTCGTCTTCCAGAGAGACTCACTCCAAGAGGCCCCAAATCTCCACTAACAGCCTCTGCCATCCGTGAGCGAGTCGTGCAGCCACGGGGATTAGGAAAAGCGCTTCTCTCCCCACAAATCTCCATAATCAGCAATGACAGGAAAACAGACATCCTCAGAACAGTAACCATGAATCTGACTTCCAAAAAGAGGCTGCTCCATCAGGAACCAGGACCGCCTGAGCAGTGCTGTTAGAATAAAATGAGGCAACCATTCCAGCCAATTTGCATTGAAAACTCAGCTGGAATGCCAACAATTTGCATCCTTTCAGCTAAGAACAAAACCAAGCCTGACCTTTTACTTCCAGGATCACTCTGTATTGCTGTTTGCACAAACATACCGAGTTGAAGTAGGAAAAACTAACTGGTGTAAAAAGCACCTGTCGTCACAGTCTAATTAGAACTCTCACTTTCTAAAGCAAGCCAATTAATACACCCTTTCTGTCCCTCTCCATCTTAAAATTATCGGTCAAAAAGCATAATTTTACTCAGAAATGATGAGCAGAGGGAGTGCTGGGGAAGGTGGAGAGAGCcacaggagaaagggaaggggagggaagaggggcagaCCCGTGGGCAGGGGGAGACCCATAGACAGCACCTCCTTGCAAAACATGATAAGCATCCAGTTTAAGGCTATTATCtcctttattcaaaaaataaatatttcactttgaTTCAACATATTTCAAATCACATTAAGCACAGAGAAGAAATACAGTCCCTTTGGAGATTGTGAACACGTGTTGGAAAGAGGCATGATCCAAACAATGGGAATGAGGTGAGTGTGGATTCCAGCTGTTTCCTGACCCAGAGGTTCCACCCCTCTTCAGGTGGAGCTACTTATCGATTtttaggagagaaaaagaagcgcgcgcacacacacacacacacacacacacacacacacacacacacgcgcgcgcgcttTGAAGTCTGAAAGGCACATGAAGTGGACCATAAGGTGTATGGCACATTCACTGATAAAACATCCCCTATTCCCTCCCAAGAAAGCGGAGATACTTTAATCAAGTCAAAGACCAGAGAAGACAGGGTGCTCCTGCTTACAGCTCAGCAACATGAACATCTCTGAATATGAAAGCCATTTTTTGTTTGCGTCCCCCTCCCGCGCCTCCTCTCCCTGCCGATGGGGTCCGCGGCCGGCTGCGGGGCTCACTCGGTGATGGTGGGACGCGTGGCCACGTACACAAACACCACGATCAAGAACACGACCACGGCCAGTGTGGGCAGCACCACTGTAGTGATCTGCTGCCGGGCCTCCTGCATGGCTTGCTTCCGCTCCTTCTTGTCCTTGGAGGTCTCCTtcttgggcttccctttgagctGCCGCATCTTTCCTAGAGGATGCTAGGAGGGTGTGTCCAGAGGGATTCCAGGAAGGGCCACACTCCTCTTGCCAAGGCTGGAACCTCCTGTAGAGAGAACAACTGTGATGGTCGAGAATAAaccaaatagaagaaaaaataaatcataaaggcAAATACACAACTAGGAAAAATATCTGCAACTTACATGACAAAGGGCTAAGAACAGAGGCCACACCAGGCTCTAAGTTCTCTTGGGATCAGCGCTCTAAGTAGCGGGCACTGGGTCACCGGTGTGCTGTGAGAGGGGCCTCCGCTCCAGCGCCAGCTGGACAAAGCCCTGGGTACCAGACAAATAATACTGTGTTCTGTACATGCCATGAGGTGAAAGGATTGGGAAGCACCAACTACGCCGCCTCCACTCAGAGGAGCGGCTCTCCCTTTCATGGCTCTAGCTATTTGCTTTCCTGCTCTAAGTCCCATGATCTCCCCAGCCCATCTCCAGCATGGAACTGCAGGCAGCCTGCAGTCTCCAGGCACGTAGCCCCCTTCCTGCCCAAGCCAGGCCAGCCTCAttaaggctgcagagagcccACAGGCATCAACTTCTCTCATCTCTTTGTTGGTTCCTTGGCCCATTCATCCAAACCTTCCCAAGCACCCACCGTGTGCCAAGCATTACTCAAGGAGCTGAGGATAGAGATGAAGGACTCAGTTGTGTCCCCACAGAGGTCACTGTCTAGGGGGCATGATGGAGACCCGGGTCACAGTAATAATGAAGGGAGACGGCTGAGCCCACAGTCCTGCCACCCACTCAACCTGGGATTCTCCTGTTAATTCTGTAGCTCACGGAGGTGCCTAACAGGTGAAGTAGAACTTTCAGGGGCCAGAAGAATGAATACAAATGTTTGGATAACTACAGAGGAACATCTCTATAAAAGTCGGCTTCTTAGCTTTAAGCAGATGAAACAGACTTCAGCTGATTTAAATCGAGTTTACTTAAAGGCCTTTGGCATCTCACTGATTCCCAGAAAAGCCAAAGAATCAGGCTCAGAAAATGGGCAGGACATTATGCTGTGCTGCCATAACTGGAGCCCAACTCACACTCCCAGTGTAAGGATGCCAGAGCCTGCATCACCACCGTCAGCACTGGACACGGGCACTGGAGCAGGAGGTGCCGAGCCACCATGACCACCCCCAAAAACTAGATGTGGCTGCTGGCACAGTCTCCAGATGAACTCGCCACCCCCCAGCATTCTGCATCACCAGCTTCCATGCATGTGTGACTAGCCAAGCCCCAGCCCATATGCCCACAGCCTAGCCTTCCAATTTGTACAGCAGGAAGAGTACTTTTCAAACACAGTGACGGAGTGGGGTTGGGTATCAGGGATATATCAAAGGCAGATGTCCATTACAATATTCTGGGAGAGTAGCATGGAGTGAGGGGTTCTTGGAAGCAGAAGAGCACTGAATACC
Coding sequences within it:
- the SMCO4 gene encoding single-pass membrane and coiled-coil domain-containing protein 4, whose product is MRQLKGKPKKETSKDKKERKQAMQEARQQITTVVLPTLAVVVFLIVVFVYVATRPTITE